TTTTTACTTTAataatttacattacatttacaataataatttacattacagcattaatttttttcttataaaaTAAAGACGTTAGAataagggtgttttttttttgtggatataGAAGAGGTCTGTTGCATTTTAATACTGACAGCGTGTGATTTAAGTTGACAGTCGGGCCCATTATTGTAGCGCACACAACCGGTACAGCATGTAACACAGCAAGCCAAAGTGGCTAAAGCGAGAGTAATTTATAATGTGATGTACGGTTGtttctgtctgttaaagtacTCTGTGTCAAATTTTACATGACCAAATAAGCGGCTTATGTTACATTGGAGCAGTTATGTCTGCGTGTCGGTGGTCAGTGTAATAAAGAAGGTAGGTTTTACTTTGCTAACCTTAGCTAGCTTAACCTAATGTAATCAGTTGATTGAAGGGGACAATTTTTGACCTTGCGGACAGTTTTGCAATACCGTACATTTGAAAATAAAaagcatgttttgttttctggtaTTCCTCAAGTTTGCGCAAATCAGGGAGTAAAGTTTTAACTATAACTGAAACACTTCTGCCTAGCATGAGCTTGTGTTGAGCTTGtcccatttttgttttgttcagggTTTTTCAGGTTGTTTAATCAAACATATTAGTAGAAGGATCTGTTTTAGTTTTCTACACACATATGGAATGATAATGTAGACACTTAGATGTAAGGTTTTTGCAGATCTTATGCTGTTTTATTGAATAGCAAGTTGAGTTAGCCACATGTCTTAGGTGCTTTATTTGGATGTATGTGCTGCTTTTCTTTCTCCTGTGCACTCAACTCAGTAATGCAGCTGCTTTCTCAGCATGTTAATACTAAGGTCTAATTTCTGACCTCACTCTTTTCTAGTGTTCCTGAAACAACTGATGAACCATGTCAGCCTGGGTAACAGAGGAGCTCATGAGATTGGCTCTACGTTTCTGCAGCCGCAGGTCTCTATGGCAACAGCGCATCATCCCAGTAAATGCATCTATCAAGGATGTATCACTTCCATGCCAGCAGCTGTCTCATGTTTGGAGCACAAGACAAAGTCAAACCTGCTTTAGTCAAGTTATTACCAATTCAGTGCGATATTACTCAGAGGGTAGCATTTCGAGTAAAGAGCTGAACGACAAGGAACATGTTTTTAATCCACCAGCACAAACCCAGTCTTCAAATCCCGCCTTAGTGCAGGGACAGCAGAAGCACCCTTTCATGGAGCTCCTGGCTCAGTGTGGCTCCCCATCTGATGTTTTAGATTTAACCACTGTTTATTCACCCACAGCACGGCAGGTCAGTAACTGCCTCAGCCACATGTGGTCCATTATGAAGAAAATGTCTCAAGAGCAGCATCATTATGAACTGCAGCTGATGTTTGAGCATCCTGCATTTGAAAAGTTCATGCAAAAAGCCATGGCAAGTGTACATTACATGCGCAGTGAAGACTTGGTTTACGCACTTCTGGGAATGATTAAACTAGAGGTACCCCAAAAGAGTCGTGTCATCCAGACTTTTCTCAGAGTCTGCCAGGTAATAACTCATCAAATGTTGTTGACCGCCAAATCTGGAAACAGTTTGTGCTGTCATATATAGTATTTATGTCTTGTTCACTCGCAGGAGAAACTTAATCACTTTGATGAGAAGAGTTTGTCCATCCTGGCTTCCTGCCTTCAACAGATGGAGGACAGCCCCAGTGTCCGAGCACTAAAGGAGGGCATGAGGTCAGTCTTAGGAAATAACATGGTTTGCTTGtgtccatttttacctccgccaaggaggttatgtttttgccagggtttgtttgtctgtccgttagtgtgcaacataactcaaaaagttatggacagattttgatgaaattttcagggtttgttggaaatgggataaggaagaaatgattaaattttggtggtgatcgggggtgggggggcccacgggggggcgcagaccagaaaatttcatcaaaatctgtccataactttttgagttatgttgcacactaacggacagacaaacagacagacagacagacagacaaacaaaccctggcaaaaacataacctccttggcgtgggggggcccacggggggggccactgatcagccttggcggaggtctgcgctctccgagtgcttctagttaaaattTGTGCAAAGAACACAACTTTTCCAATATTTTCTTAGAGAATCTATTATGCCATAGGCAATATTTTCAGTAGATTTATAAGTTGAATGTTTTAGTTGTCAATTAAATAAATTATGTGGGTATTATATAATTTAGTTTTACTGGACTTAACTTGTTTTGATAAATTGACATGATCGTAACTATTTGTAGGTTATTAGTGGAGGTTCGTCTTCCCGAGATTAAGAATGTCATACCTCTCCAGTCCATGATGCGTCTGGTGGGGAAAGACGCCCCACTGACCCTCAAACGGAAACTAGAGGTTTGTGTCTTTCTTCAGCCTTTCACCTGTCTGCGTGATGATTTGCATCTGACACGAGCAGTTTATGGCACCTCACTGATAAATCCTGCTTTGTTTGCACAAGTGTTAAAAATAGCAGCTAGTGGGATGTTTTATGCCTTTCTCATAGGGACAGTTTAGATACGACTGGAAGAAAATAAGGAGAGCAATGGGGGTGATGGGCAACAAAAGCCAGATTCAGCTGCTGCTTTAATATCACAAGTGACAATTAAAAGCAAAAAATTGACATGCAGTGTGGATGACTGTTTATTTATTAACTTGCCTTCTTGTTGCTAAGCTCATGTTTGCTCAATTGATCTGTGTTCACATTATGTTTACGTGACACAGGTTCACTTTTGGAAAGGTAACATGGAGGACTAGTAAGAGTGTATCTTTTTGGGAGGGATAGATATGTCAGCTAAGTATTAGTTTTGGAGATTAGTATCAGCTTCTGGCTTATATTATTACCATTGGCAGTGGATAGtatttatttgttgtattttatgaaatgttttttaaatgtaGTTGTCTTTGAAAATGAAAACTTCACAAAGTAACATTGGTATTAGCAGTAGTTATCAGTTAAAACATGAGTATTGGCCATGAGTGTCATGGTGCACCCTAGtagttttattcctttttatttcAAGAGAAGTAAAATCATATTCTTGGCAGAGCTAATCATATAAAATGAATCTAAAACGAAAAGGCAGTTTATTAAAACAGGCTTATGCCCACTGATTTGTCATGAAAACAGCAGTCCGTTAAGCTTCTACTGCAGTACCATTCAGAGCCACGTTCGAGATTACTACAGTTTTGCTTTTTAGCCTCAttgttttatctcagtatttgtTTTGTCGCCCACATCTTCCAGGTCAAGGCTTTGTCGAtgacagaccagttcagtcttCCCAACGCCCAGCACATGATCTACACGATGGCAACAATGGGTTTCCACTCCAAACCGCTGCTGGCAATCTGCAGTAAGAAAGTGACAGGTAAAATCAGCAAAAGTGGTTCATATGCCTTgaaataaattttattttattatggaaACAATATAAAGCCACAAATTGACAgtctgtattttttcagttttgtcagtatttgttatTTTACAGTACTACTAATGTGTGATTCCAttttctttttcctccatttaatcTAGAAAACCTCCATGGAATCCCCTTCAACAGACTGTACAAAGTGATGCAGTCCTCTAAAGAGCTACTGTACAGAGACTTGGAAATGCTCACTGGCATTTCAGATTACGTCGCCTCCACGATAGACATTTGGACGAATAAACAGGTTCTTACATCTACATGTGTCACATCATATCTTGTTGGCATTTTGCTTTCTGCTGGACTGACTAAATGTTTCTTCCTCATGTTCAGGTGcttctctttctgtctgtatTCGAGAGTCTTGTTTTCTGCCCCACGGCCTTAATGGAGGTGTACGCTGAGAAGGTGATCGCCAATCCAGACGCTCTGACACTCAGAGACCTCCTCCTTGTCCTCAAGGTGTACTCCTCTTTGAACTATGATCTGCGGCATCACAGACAACCGTAAGCCACTCTCAAGTCACTCTGTCTTCGAAATATTAGGCTAAAATCATGTGTATTGTTAGTAAATGTAATCATAGCCTCGTCAAACACAATGATATTCTCTGTGTCATTTCATACCAACTCACTCCCCTTTCCACTTAACCTCTGTACTTGCTTCATTGTTTTCTTATGCTACTGATCAATGTGTAATTGAGAAAATTAAAAGTAGTGAAAAAATATACAGTCTAGCCAAAAAAGAGTCCGACACGCCATGTTTTGCTGGATCGCATTTAGCTTGGATTACAGGAAACACTCACAGTATAGTCACTTATGccaccattttaaaaaaaaaattttttgagtattttattTTTGAGGATTTTTGTTGATAACATAAAATACAAGTACAGACACGACACAGTAGACATAGTCAAAACATAGACCAAAACAAGACAACAAAATAACCACAAAGACTGCCAGTTCATTAAAGACTTCATTAAGTCAGTCCATCAGGTAATGAAAGTGTTGATTAGGTGTCGTTTTCTAAAGTGCCGTCTATATGCAGCGGACATAGCAAGAAAACAAACAGCGGATAGGTACAGTACAGAATAGTTTGATGTGCCTAGCTTGACACTTTATCTTTGTCTGTGTTGTTATAATCAATAAAAGAACCCCAGATTTTAAGAAATTTGGTGTGGTTGTCTGACATTGTGAATCTCAATTGTTCAAGGTATAGACAGGACACCATATCATTCAGTCATTTCTCAAAGCATTCCATTCCCTCAAAATTAGTGTTTTTGCTATAACTATACCAGACATGAAAGCTTCTTGTAGAGCTATCAGGAGAGTAATAGAGTAGGTGGAGCAGTGTAGTATTGCGAATATACCATCTGGCTGCTGTGGCTTTTTACGTATAACACTGTATAAATTAAAGATGTCATCTCAGAAAACTTTAAGCTTGGGACAGGCCCAAAAAAAGTGGGCCAAGGTCCCATCACTTGATTTGCACTAGTCACAGGTAGTTGAGACAGAAGGGAAGATCTCATTAAGTTTGGTTTTGGAGTAATGTAATGCTACAAGAAAAGTCATAGTATTTATTTCCTTTCATATTCACATTAATttttgccaagatcttgtattgacgATGGGAGAATCGGGCCGCTGTGTCAAGTCTTCGCGGTTACATCCAAGATTCTAAATGTGGTTCAAGTCTGGACTCACTTGtgacagtgagcctgtttacatgcacaccaatactccaatcattatctgatttccggagttatcagctcattcaagtgttcatgtaaacaggataatctgataggctttgTCCGATAatggcagttatctgattatgagaaatcggattaacacacctagatttctccccaatactccaatgtcttcatgcacgtatacaggttaatctttgttcttttacatctacacatgtgtaaacacaattagaaATAGTACAGAACGGAATTTACCCATCAAACATGAGGGGAACACAataggaagtttaagtctaccatcactacgtacGTATGTACTCCAAAAGCAATCCGATAATGAACTGGAGTGTCCAAACTAGGGATTTTCGATTATCGTATTTCTGAAGTAcatgtaaatgcattagatctgattattacaattacccGATTACTCCCAGATTTCAGGCTTTTATGGTcatataaacaggctcagtgatgcctcatgctccctgaaccaatCTCTCACAGTtggagcctgatgaatcctggcattgtccaatctttatgctctctatcaaactggaggttgtttaagaaatgaaaatccactcactgcatcagttagttaAAGAATTTGTTGCAGCTCAGACATGTAAACCACTGCAGGagttatccagtggaaggatctgaactacttGCTGTGTTCAATCCAGCTGATGGTCTTGTTTTTGGCCTGGGCTGTCTGTGTGTTTTGAGGTAATTaaccaaataataaataatgatcaaTGTTTTGTCCAGACACACAAAATAAAATCTGAATTATTTAGTGTTCAAGACAAACTGTAACttgcaaattaattttttatatatttattgaaTCCAGTGAAAAGCAGGTTCAGTGGATATAGCACACAGAGATCGGGAAGTGGAGATTAGCCTAGCACAGTTACATGACTGTGAAATGAGACCATTGAATGTAATATAGCTAGTGAAAagtacagtctttttttttgttttattttccgaAGTAAAGACATGGTTAAGGAGCATTATCATTCATGTTTGCatgtatctggaattattttggaaCACTTAACCTCAAATAAGattaagaaaaaactaaatgaaagCACTACATAGAGTCAGAATGAGCTGTAAAATATGAAGGAAGAGTTtatctttattcattttattatagCAGCAGTTCTTTATATGAATACATGTTAATTGTTGCTCCTTAGAATGCACATGTGACAGACACAGGTGCAGATTAATTTTATTGATCCCTGGGGGAAATTTACTTTCTTAATCAgctcaataaaaaaaagaatgaattaaTCATTTGAATGAGGTGTTaacattttaataaatggtgaaaactaGGTAAGAGggccaaacttaaaaaaaaaaaatccagaaataaATATGCTTAGCAAAGCTTTATGGACCAGGAATCTGTAAAAGACTCTTTTTTTCAAGAAAATCCATGGTATTAATATATAAAAGTCCTACATTCGGGTTGAGTTGGCATGAAATGACCCTTGTGTAAACTGTGCTGTGTGGCATGGCCTCTGGAACTCAGCGGGTCTCTTTGTTGCTCTTTTAGGTTCCTAGACAGTCTCAGTCAGGCTCTGGACTCGTATTTACCAAAGATGTCTGGTTATGGGCTGTTACAGGCGGTTTACTGTCTGTGTCTCCAGGGCCACTTCCCCTCTGCACCACTGGAGCATCTCCTTCAGAGCAGTACACTAGAGCAGCTCCGCACCACAGGTCAGACACTGGACCTAAACTTACATCTTCAGCTgctgaaaaagttattagaccatcaaaaacaatggttatgcaatcaagtactaactcctgtgtgtatcatgtgacgaaaacagacagaaaagaaaacatggaaggcctataagcactgtttttggcagtacaatgccatagctattgatgtcagaactgaagtgattttggttattatcaagaaaactatggaaaacggatagatatcagctctgaaattaaactcttatgagctatttttgttattatcattagttttgttaaaaaaaaaatgtaccaggcattaaaatgactttgggaattgaagaaaacaagggtggtctaataattttttctgcgactatatgTACACTAAATGTGTCTTTCTCTGATTTACTTTATACTTAACAATTCTGTGAATTTCTGTGTAGCTCCCCGGTTTCTCCCATACCAGGAGAGAAAGTTTCAGGTAGTGGACTTGTGTCTCCGTCTTGACCGTCCTCCCCTCCCTCAGCCCTTGACTGTTCCCAGATCTGTCTTGGGAGACCCAGCGCCCATCAATCCATTATTCAACAATCTGATCTTGGAGGATCTTCAGCGTATAGTGGGTGAAGAAGGCTGGACGCTGCAGGAAAAGGTGGTAGTGGAGAACATCTACGTCATCGGTAAAAGCAGAAAAGCATTTCAGTGTGATTTATTatgaaattgtgttttaatacAGCTTATATGTTCTTTATTTGTATAGAAtccctttttttaatgtttttctcatTAAGACACATTGATAAGCCCTTGTTTTCTTTGAGTGAATTTAACTGTCTCTGAATTGGTTTCTGCccatcaagcgaaagtgaacattaacatgaaaaagtaaatttgcacacataatttatcaagtgggctcattttttagctaaagatctctattttatggaactgttaccctttttaaaataccacttgtagaaagaagttacaactgattttatcgattgtactttttataccatagcttgaatttgacactaaaattgtatctaaaaaatgtgaaaatgtattcaatctgttaattatatagatgattgttacgTTTCAAgtattacattttcattattttgtgaatattactgATATATGTGAGTTTGAatatttgtgagttgcttaaaaggccctgtccacgtgctaccacaaaaataccaattttaaaTTTCAAGTTACttgtaattcagatatttgagtgaaactttcagaaagtaatgatctttcgatacattttgggtgatgtgTACGAtagtaaagagtcgtccatgtgttactatggcagcctgtccacgtgttaccacattctcatgtcaataaaacagagacttttcaatattttactccaaaatgtattttcagcctagctgaacataatatctaaaaggttttatcctatttgatatcaatttctgtcgagaactgcaTATTTTGAATGTTTGCATGAAGCTTAAAAAATTGGTGTCCTTTTTAAGACCACGTCAcggagcagtaatttgacatttttcaccaaattttcttacacataatgttaaagtgcttttaaatacctactcaaatatgtataatacatgcatataagttactctgcttacataacagagactgttgaacaccaaatgtgtccatgtgtagcCGCTTGATTGGACCCTTAAAGTTAAAATGGCAGTCAGtggttaatatgtgtgttttgacTCTCAGACAACGTGATAACCAAACCTGAGCCCAGAAGAACCTCTGTGACTGAAGGAGAGGAGATTTCTCCAGTAGAGAGCAGTCAAAGGTAAGCGTCAGTAGCACAGGTTTGAAGTTGATTCCATCAGCTGACGCATTTATGCCAGTCAGATCTTCAGTGGTATTTGCAGTCACATGCCATCGATCTGATGTCCTTATGTCACGGTCTGTGGAGGTCAAAGCAGGAGGCAGCTGACGTGTGCTGTGGTACATGACGACAATGAACACTTCCACAGAGAACTGATTTAGACTGAAACTGACACTTCAGTAACATGTTTAAAATTAAATACACGGTACCATTCAGGAGCCAGTTTagataaaatagaaaatgttAATCATGGAAAGTAAGAtgaaaacacaaactaaagaGAATAAAGCTGTTACTAAACCTATTTGAAACATCAGaagattttcaacatttttttaatcaattgtttCATTCgcttcatagtttgtttttttgttttttttaggtttcatctgtttttttcaccATCAATCTTTATCActtttgtttacatttgttttaaattaaatggttaaaatcaATCCTTCCATGTTTTACATTTGCTGTGGAGTTTGCAACAAAAACcagaaaagaaaagcagaaaacaaaatattttaaaatgtagttTTCAACCCAAAGTGAAACCATCTCTTTTTCCATGTTCGTTTAATCTTCATTGTGAAAAGGTTTTAAATTAGATTCAAACTAAACCGAAATGacaggtttataaaaaaaaaacaatggtagCATTAACTAGTTAAATTAAATATAACCACTTCAAAACCAGAATGATGTGCTCAGCAGAGATCTGCTGCAAAATATGTCAAAGGAAGTTACAAGAACCAAGTGCAAACACAGAATCatcttagtaaaaaaaaaaaaaataaaaccacataGTGTTTTTGTTTCACACTGATGTTCTTTTAACTAACCCTCCTCATTCATTGTATCCTGCTTGTGATGAGTTCAAATTTGACCTATTTGTAGCTGAgaaatctttgttttgttttgtttttttattattgtagAATTGTGCTAATATGCATGCCACACTCGGGTGTTTGCTACGGTACGTCCAACCCTCGTGGGCATATGGCTGTGAAGATTCGCCACCTGAGGATCCTGGGATATGAACCTGTCCTGGTGAGATTACAGCTGCTTTACACCTTACCAAGATCCCATAGTAACATATGACCAGTTAAACATTCCATACAAGGTACACTGATGGGCAAACTTCATCTAATATTATGTGTaattagtctatattttattgaACATATGAGTTTGTTTCGAGTAAGGAAGCTAGttttggacactttttttttaattcttgtgCTGCTTTTATGAGCCTTCTTACGATGCTCCAAAAGATTTACTTTCTACCTTCTATTATGGGAGCTTGTTGTAACTTTAGAACTTTTGTTTATGCAtctaaaaaatgaaatttagTGCAAGTAGACATGAGGGCAAATAATGTTCCCCCTAGAAAACATACAAAATAGATGCAGACACATGTAGgatgtttttgttaaatatttttgccttatttcagtaaaaaaaaaattaattgcattACCTATTGTTTTGGCcggaaatgattgtgacaatatgatttattctatgtaataaaaagaggaatgtgtctgaaaacaatattattccaacttaatgggcaacagtgtaaaatcatgttcataaagaaaaaaataatgcagcTACTTATGTTATAGGTTTAAACTGCTTAAATGGATGTACAGGATTGCAGTTTTTTGTGTCCAATGCACTGAAATACAGTCTGGTCAGAAAACAAATATTTCATTGGACAGCCGTTAACTTTTCAGCTCATGTTCGCTGTTATAATTTCAATAACCTTGTACAATGTTACATTTATTTCTGTGATCTAACCAACTAAAACGACCCCAGATCACACAGGGTTCCAGctgggtcttaaaagtcttgaatttacaaatctgcatttattaccttaaaaggtattacatttgatatgataTTTGATATCTCTTAAGTTATTTTGCCATGaacttgtttgctgtgttgtttttaaatgtgtctgttaaatgtccaaactgtgaAGAAAGTAATGTTACTCTActcagttccaacctgacaatttctattgaaattaggaaccaattatcactaactttgcagcctccgCTGACAAATGGCTCAGagcagtgggaatcaaggcgtaggagtaaataaatagattttcctaaattctaggagtcgcaAATTTTTGCCATTATggccgtgaaatgggcattaaattatgtttaagtagttttaaaaaggtcttaaaaagtcttaaattgaatttgtagaaacctgtaggaaccctatcacaacactgcccccaccggcttgtactgtaggcactaggcatgatgggtagtcaCTTCAGCCACCTTCTAGAAcaaggtcagtctggactcatcagaccacatgacctttttctattgaaatacagtccagtctttattctCGGTAGCAAACTGTGGCTGAAAACACACTGATCACTGCAGTAATTTTTCAGTGGAAGGTTCTTATGTATTTGCTTTGTTAAGCAAGgtggtggcttttttttttttttttttttttgtttttttggccaggctgtttaTGTTTTTGGCCTCCATGTGAAGAGATATCAGAGTATATCATGTTTCATACTGAGAATCGCATTATACGGTCGCGGAAgaagttattagaccaccccttgttttcttcaatttcttgttcattttaatggtacaactaaaggtacatttgtttggacaaatataaaaataacaacaaaaatagctcataagagtttaatttcagagctgatatctatccattttccatgttttcttgataataaccaaaatcacttcagttcttacatcaatatctatggcattgtactgccaaaaacagtgcttttaggcattccatgttttcttttctgtctgttttcgtcacatgatacacacaggagttaggacttgattgcataaccattgtttttgatgacttttgatggtctaataattttttccgcgactgtattcaACACCCAACAAGATATaatagaaaatacttttataTAAACACAAGTGCTGGGGGGGTCTTCGCCACTTTCTTCTCCCcttttctcccccctcccctctctccaTCTCTCCTCCCCCTTTTAGAATACATTTCACTGGAAAACCTgaaccgaaccccccccccccccacacacacacacacacatacacacacacacacacacacaccaataccaatgtataataatgaatatgtaatcagtatgtgtttttgtcttgtcttacttgttGTAATGTCATTCGCATgtttggttatgttttcaacagcaaccacttagctggtttgtcccactgtcttgtcatatgtctgttttgtcccacacttttgtctatatgagccctccctcgatgtatatgtatatacaagcaaggaatggatgaacatgtggatataaagtttgagattgttacttaaacacaagctgtaattaaaaataaaattgtccTCCAAAGAagggtggtggtggcgggttaaaaaaaaaaaaaaaacgaaacatgCTGAATGCTGCAATGTGCATTTCACTATCCAAACGATCAGTCAGGCTTAAATTAATGCAACACAACTAAAGCTTGCTTTCTCCATTTTCCAGGTAACAGAACAGGAGCTGCATTCTGTGTCTGAAGAGGAGAGGGCAAAGCTCCTCAGGGAACGAATATTTACAGGCAAACACACATCAGATACACAATCAAACACAGAGCAGCCGGAAACCTAAAGATTGATGCGGTTTTATTTCTTGACATGTTGAACCTGTGTTTAATGTAGAAGCAGTTGCAGTCTGAGCAAACTGAGAATAAATCCatgcttaaaaaacaaaaagccagTTGTCTTTTACATGAActtttgatattttcttgtgtatTCAGTGATTCTCTGCTAAAAATCAGGTCTTAATCCTGAAATAATCTATCATTTTTGTGTCACCGCTGCAGTTACTTGTACATAAAGTACAAAATGGCAAAATATTGATTCAGTTCATGCACACACTCAGTGTAATGTATTAAGTAAATGATGCTGTGAATTAAAACCTGTATGAgtaacacctgttttttttttttttgcctgtttagTCTTTTTCTCCACTTACCAGCAGAAAAACTGTGTGGGAAGAAAGTGTATTGTAAGCATTTCTTTTCAATCATCTGCCATGTTCAGCAAATATAGCAGAGATTGTAACAGAAACAATATGTAAATCTTGCCGATGCTTGTAGTAGTTGATGAGTAAGACCAGTGCTACTGAATGAAACCAATAAAACCAGTGTGTGTGCTTGCAGAAAGTGCAAGGTGAGCAAGGTAAAGGTAGAGTCGCTTTGAAGCAGCCACATCTGCACACAGCGCAAcgtaaaaggaaagaaagaagaaggcAGGAAACGGTGCAGATTGTTATTGTTTGAAGTGTTTGCGTCCCCTTGTTTTATATCTCGACATCTCTCTGAGAAAAGCCTGCCGTTTGTTTTTTCTCAGAAATAACAGTGTGCAGAGACGAAGAGAGGAGCCTGGTGTGATCTATGTC
The sequence above is a segment of the Sphaeramia orbicularis chromosome 2, fSphaOr1.1, whole genome shotgun sequence genome. Coding sequences within it:
- the fastkd2 gene encoding FAST kinase domain-containing protein 2, mitochondrial is translated as MSAWVTEELMRLALRFCSRRSLWQQRIIPVNASIKDVSLPCQQLSHVWSTRQSQTCFSQVITNSVRYYSEGSISSKELNDKEHVFNPPAQTQSSNPALVQGQQKHPFMELLAQCGSPSDVLDLTTVYSPTARQVSNCLSHMWSIMKKMSQEQHHYELQLMFEHPAFEKFMQKAMASVHYMRSEDLVYALLGMIKLEVPQKSRVIQTFLRVCQEKLNHFDEKSLSILASCLQQMEDSPSVRALKEGMRLLVEVRLPEIKNVIPLQSMMRLVGKDAPLTLKRKLEVKALSMTDQFSLPNAQHMIYTMATMGFHSKPLLAICSKKVTENLHGIPFNRLYKVMQSSKELLYRDLEMLTGISDYVASTIDIWTNKQVLLFLSVFESLVFCPTALMEVYAEKVIANPDALTLRDLLLVLKVYSSLNYDLRHHRQPFLDSLSQALDSYLPKMSGYGLLQAVYCLCLQGHFPSAPLEHLLQSSTLEQLRTTAPRFLPYQERKFQVVDLCLRLDRPPLPQPLTVPRSVLGDPAPINPLFNNLILEDLQRIVGEEGWTLQEKVVVENIYVIDNVITKPEPRRTSVTEGEEISPVESSQRIVLICMPHSGVCYGTSNPRGHMAVKIRHLRILGYEPVLVTEQELHSVSEEERAKLLRERIFTGKHTSDTQSNTEQPET